The Candidatus Bathyarchaeota archaeon sequence AACTTCATCGCTCTTAGAATACGGCTGATAAAATTTTAGCCATCCATCTTCTAAAATTCTTCTTCCATGGAGAAAGAAAGTATATCCATTAATAGCAATCGTTACTTTTACTCCTTGTTTTATTGCCGGATTGCTAAAAACAGCCATGAATCGCTTAACGATCAAATCAAAAATTTTCTTTTCACCAACTTCAAGCGATCGTTCAGGCAGATTACCAGTCGGGTAGACTGCGGGGTGGGCGGGATCTTCTCTCACACCTTCATTCGGTTTCAGTGTTGTTTTAGCTAGCAACTCTGATGCAAGGTTTTGATATTCGGGATTACGCCTTAACGAAGTTAAAATTTCATCGTAACCAATAGTGGGAGGAAGCTTCTGGCTGCTGGTTCTTGGGTAAGAGATTAATGCGTCTAAGTAAAGTCGCTCAGCTATGCTGAGTGTTCGACTGGGAGTGAAACCGAAAAGTCGGTAGGCCTCCGCCTGTAGTGCCCCAATGTCAAATGGAACTGGCGGTGCCTGACGGAAAGTCCTAACTTCAATTTCCTTCACAGATGCGGTTTTGCCAGCACATGCCCTAACTATTTCATCTGCTTCGACTTTTTGTTCAATCCGTTCCCTTTCGAATTCTGCATCGTAAACAGCCCCGTTAATTTCGACTGTAGCCTTTATCACCCAAAATGGAGTTGGAACGAAAGCTTGTATTTCTCTCTCACGTTCAACCAGGAATTTTAACGTTGGACCCTGAACCCGTCCGGTGCTTAGCGTAGCATATTTTTTGCTCCAGTTATTTGCTGCTAACGTAAGCGCACGAGATAAGTTAATGCCATAAAGCCAGTCTACTTCATGTCGTGTTTGTCCAGCTTCTGCAAGAGAGAAATCTAAGTGTGGCATGAGATTATTATAAGCCTCTTCCAATTCTTTTTTCGTCAGAGTTGAAAACTTCATTCGCTTAGCATTTTTTTCAGCGTTGTTACAGGCATACTTTAATATAGTGTAGCCAATTAAACTGCCCTCAATATCATAGTCGCAACCATTGATAAAAGTGGAGGCTCCGTTAGCAAGTTTTGAAATAGTTTTCAACCAGTTTTTAGTTCGTTGCGCTCCCCGTTCTACAGCGTATTTAGGAAACCATTTAAAATTGAAAACAGGATAGTAGTTTCGTCTTCCCCTTTCTTGGGCTACTGTATAAAGATGTCCTAGTGCAGGAACTACAACGATTTTTTCATCGTTATGGTGAGCTTCATAATAGGGCACATTATATGCCACGATTTTCCTAGGTTTTTCATTATCGTCTAAAGCTTGAGCGATTCGCAGGGCCGCATCTGGTTTCTCAGCAATTATCAGTGTATATTTATCTTTGGAACTCACTAATGCACCCTCTTTGCGCCTTTGAAGAGAACAAACAGAAACTTAAAATTTATGTGTAGGCGCTCCATATTTGCGAGGAAGATGAGTAATGCCCCAACGTATCATTTGTGAGAACTGTGGTTCAGTCCTTTATAGTGGTATGGAGCTAAAACCTCCAGACGAGGTTAGTCAACAATATGGTGGGAAATGCCCACATTGCGGGAAAAAACTGGTTTTTCGTCCGGAAAAAGTTGATATTAAGGTATTAGAGTAGAAAGCCAAAACTTTAGATATAATTTCTAAACATAAGCAAGCAAATATAGCAAAGCTTGGATGGTGATCGTTTGTGAAAATCGACGACTATGAAATACCGGACAATTTACATTATAGTAAAGACCATTTGTGGGCTCAAATCGATGGGGATAAAGTTAAGGTTGGCTTAACCGATTATGCCCAAAAAGCCTTGCATGAAATTGTGTTTATAGATGTCACAGGTGCAGGACTAACGGTAACACAATCACAGACGTTAGGGACGGTAGAATCTGTGAAAGCTGTCTCTGAGATGCTTTCACCGGTTTCAGGGGAGGTTATCGAGGTTAACGACAAAATTTCCAGTAACCCGGAACTAGTTAACAAAGATCCCTATGGTGAGGGCTGGATTGCTATAATAAAATCTCCAAACATAGATGCGGATCTAAAAAATTTAATGACTGCCGAACAATACGCAACATATGTTAAACAACTGCTTGAAGCGAGCCGCGCAACTTAAAGCATTATTAACAAACCTTTACGAGCACCGCTCTAAGCTTACTGTAATACTTTCTCCTTCGATATCCCAGACTTTAAAATACATCCCCGGCGATGGGCTAAACGGTTCATCAGGCTCTAAAATTACAAGCTCCTTTATACGAACTTCCGATAAAATATAATCTTGCATTTTACGCAATAAATTCGCTGTCTCTTTCTCTCGCGGTTTAATAACAAGGTTTACATATTCTTCGATTTTAAGGTCCATTTCTTTACGCATGAGTTGAGCTCTTCTTACTACCTCTCTGCTGATAGCTTCAGCTAGCAACTCTGGCGTCATTGTCGTATCAACGTATACCACACCGTATTTTGAAGGGGCCATGGAAATATGCGGAGGTAATTCCTCTTTAACTAAAAGATCATCGGGTGTCAACTTTAATTCAGTGCCATCATCAAGTTTAAGGAGGAAAAAGCCTGCCTGCGCTAATTGGTCCTTAACTGTCTGACCATCAAGGGATTTAAGCTTCTTCGCCAATTCCGCAGTTTTACCTTTAATCCGGGGACCTAACCTAGCGTAGTTTGGCTCAACAATTTTCTTAACAAACGTAGGTTCTTTACCTAGAGGTATAAGTGAGAGTTCTTTAGAGTTTGTTTGATCTAGAAAAACACCGCGAAAAGTATTCAAGGCCCTATAAGTTGCGTCATCTGCGGTTGCGACATATACCTGCCTAACTGGCCATCTTAGTTTTACCTGCTTTTTCTGTCTAGCATAAGCTACTGCAGAGGTCAAACTTCTAATAATCTCCATTTGAAGTTCAAGACTTTTATCTATGAGTTCTAGCCTTGGTTTAGGCCAATTACACATATGCACACTTTCTGGGGCATCCGACGATGACCACCTTACTAAATGCTGGTATAGTTTCTCTGCGGTATAGGGAGCGAGAGGCGCCATTAATCTCAGGATTGTTTCTAAGGTCTCATATAATGTGGCGTAAGCAGCTAGTTTGTCGGGATGCTCCTTCTCGATCCATACTCGAGGCCTTACCAATCGAACATAGAGGTGGCTAAGATCTTCCGTAATGAAAGTCAAAAGACTTCGAACAGCTTGGTGTAAAAGCAGATTTTCAAGGTTCTGGGTAACCTCGTTGACAAGCGATTGTGTTTTGGAGAGTAGCCAGCGATCCTCCGGCCTTAAATAATCTTTGAGTTTCTCTAGTGACCAAAGCTTTGGATCAAAATCATCTAGATCCATGTAGGTTGTTGCGAATACAAAGACATTCCAAAGCACAGCTAACGATTTAGTGATTTGCTCCACTTCGTCAAGATCAAAATTAAGTGACTCCCAGGGCGCGGATTTACCAAGCATGTAAAGTCTTAAAGGGTCCGCACCAACTTTATCAAATGCGTCCATAGACCAAACAACATTCCCTCGAGACTTTGACATTTTTTGGCCATATTTATCAAGAATATGCCCTTGGCATAGAACTCTCTTGTAGGGGCTTCGACCAAAAAGCATCACGCTAGTGAAAATTAATGAGTAAAACCATCCGCGAGTCTGATCTACA is a genomic window containing:
- the topA gene encoding DNA topoisomerase I, which encodes MSSKDKYTLIIAEKPDAALRIAQALDDNEKPRKIVAYNVPYYEAHHNDEKIVVVPALGHLYTVAQERGRRNYYPVFNFKWFPKYAVERGAQRTKNWLKTISKLANGASTFINGCDYDIEGSLIGYTILKYACNNAEKNAKRMKFSTLTKKELEEAYNNLMPHLDFSLAEAGQTRHEVDWLYGINLSRALTLAANNWSKKYATLSTGRVQGPTLKFLVEREREIQAFVPTPFWVIKATVEINGAVYDAEFERERIEQKVEADEIVRACAGKTASVKEIEVRTFRQAPPVPFDIGALQAEAYRLFGFTPSRTLSIAERLYLDALISYPRTSSQKLPPTIGYDEILTSLRRNPEYQNLASELLAKTTLKPNEGVREDPAHPAVYPTGNLPERSLEVGEKKIFDLIVKRFMAVFSNPAIKQGVKVTIAINGYTFFLHGRRILEDGWLKFYQPYSKSDEVLLPHLEKGQKIVIKEIAREDKFSQPPPRYNPSSLLKLMEEQGIGTKATRAEIIDTLYNRGYIRDERIVVTDLGFNVTEILESICPTVISIELTKELESKMEKIETRMEIRRNVLMEAVGYLKPILENLKMNEKTLGERLSEAIRLSRLEERVLGNCPICKTGKLLIIRSKKTGKQFVGCTNYKTGLCEASAPLPQFAIIKPTGKVCTICHWPIVRVQARNRRPWNLCIYSKCPTKEERKQFALRRLQQGV
- the gcvH gene encoding glycine cleavage system protein GcvH, which codes for MPDNLHYSKDHLWAQIDGDKVKVGLTDYAQKALHEIVFIDVTGAGLTVTQSQTLGTVESVKAVSEMLSPVSGEVIEVNDKISSNPELVNKDPYGEGWIAIIKSPNIDADLKNLMTAEQYATYVKQLLEASRAT